The Microplitis mediator isolate UGA2020A chromosome 4, iyMicMedi2.1, whole genome shotgun sequence nucleotide sequence aaagtaggcgatcctcacggggtgactcacagaaatgtattttttagtcaatttcaaatggggagacctacaactttactattattttcgaaatcttggtactttggaataaaatcgcgaaatcactatggaaattcgagtttcatgtgttgtcgagtttaaaataatgttcatgccgtaaagtaggcgatcctcacggggtgactcacagaaatgtattttttagtcaatttcaaatggcgagacctacaacttgaccattatttttgaaatcttggtactttggaacaaaatcgcgaaatcactctggaaattcgagtttcatgtgttgtcgagtttaaaataatgttcatgccgtaaagtaggcgatcctcacggggtgactcacagaaatgtattttttagtcaatttcaaatggggagacctacaactttactattattttcgaaatcttggtactttggaataaaatcgcgaaatcactatggaaattcgagtttcatgtgttgtcgagtttaaaataatgttcatgccgtatagtaggcgatcctcacggggtgactcacagaaatgtattttttagtcaatttcaaatggggagacctacaactttactattattttcgaaatcttggtactttggaataaaatcgcgaaatcactatggaaattcgagtttcatgtgttgtcgagtttaaaataatgttcatgccgtaaagtaggcgatcctcacggggtgactcacagaaatgtattttttagtcaatttcaaatggggagacctacaactttactattattttcgaaatcttggtactttggaataaaatcgcgaaatcactatggaaattcgagtttcatgtgttgtcgagtttaaaataatgttcatgccgtaaagtaggcgatcctcacggggtgactcacagaaatgtattttttagtcaatttcaaatggggagacctacaactttactattattttcgaaatcttggtactttggaataaaatcgcgaaatcactatggaaattcgagtttcatgtgttgtcgagtttaaaataatgttcatgccgtaaagtaggcgatcctcacggggtgactcacagaaatgtattttttagtcaatttcaaatggggagacctacaactttactattattttcgaaatcttggtactttggaataaaatcgcgaaatcactatggaaattcgagtttcatgtgttgtcgagtttaaaataatgttcatgccgtaaagtaggcgatcctcacggggtgactcacagaaatgtattttttagtcaatttcaaatggcgagacctacaacttgaccattatttttgaaatcttggtactttggaacaaaatcgcgaaatcactctggaaattcgagtttcatgtgttgtcgagtttaaaataatgttcatgccgtaaagtaggcgatcctcacggggtgactcacagaaatgtattttttagtcaatttcaaatggggagacctacaactttactattattttcgaaatcttggtactttggaataaaatcgcgaaatcactatggaaattcgagtttcatgtgttgtcgagtttaaaataatgttcatgccgtaaagtaggcgatcctcacggggtgactcacagaaatgtattttttagtcaatttcaaatggggagacctacaactttactattattttcgaaatcttggtacttcggaataaaatcgcgaaatcactctggaaattcgagtttcatgtgttgtcgagtttgaaataatgttcatgccataaagtaggcgattctcacggggtgacttacagaaatgtattctttagtcaatttcaaatgtgGGAGACTttcaactttactattatttctGAAATCTTAGttctttggaataaaatagCGAAGTCACTATAAAATTGGTaccattataaaaattatcaataactaTGTCAGTTTTGAATctctttttaaaatctattattCTAAACTGATCTCCAaagtattttcttttaaatccTTAATACATCTTATACATTTAatacataaaagaaaaaaataataattgttaaaattaaaaataaatactaaaccaaattaatttataacctgAGACTTATAAGTCTCATAAATGGTTCCAGGTTACATGAGCAAGTATCGCCCAGACCAAATGGTTTCAGGTTACATGTATTTATGAaatagttttttcttttaataatttttttttttcatttatttcagacCAATCCATCatgagaaattataaataactaattaattatcattaaatcaAAAGCTTAACAAAAACGCtctcgttaaatttttttttaatcgttttcaaagtcaaaatgataaaaacatttcatttttattttaaaaattaatttttctttattcattatttaaatacttttttgattttctttgtTATCGACTTTCCGAATAGTCTTATCTATGAATTACTTCATTATTGACAATCTTTTCAATCTGTGGATATTGAGTAAAGATGTCTTTGAATATAGAGGACTTTGAGTAAACATAATATAGATGAGatgtttacaaaaatttagtggAGTACAGTTGTCATTAAATATAGTCGTCACTGAGTATAGATGTCGTCTTTGTGCTTGagtaaagaaattttgagTATAGATGAGTATTCGCCTTTTTTCTTACAATCGCAGTAAATTAAAGTAGATCAttgaatatatgattttattgttACATAGTAGAAAATCATGCTAATACTAAATGCAATAAGTTTTAAGTTAGTGAGATTTTAAAGCAATTGGGCataatatcaaattattattataatcatatgtaattaaataaaatcggCTTTAAATACGACTGACTGCTTACAAATCATCCTCCATCGGTTATTCGAAGTAAATACGTCAAGACTTAACATCAATTTCCTTCCAGCTCTACCGGGAATAAAAAGCGATTGGTATTTTTTAACACTGAAAGTAACTAGATTTTAAGACTGGTAGATGGCACCCATAAAATCATCCACCATAAACATAGTGcggtaaaataagaaaactttttttttttaacttattaaaataaataatgttcaaACAAGAGAGATCATTAAACGAACATTTACGGACAAACAACGAACAAACGATCTgtttgaatcaaaataaaaaaataattaatttttggtgTCAGGTCCATGGAGGTGACAATTTACTGTCGCTACCTTTTGCCAACTAAAGTATACCACATTAGGGCGTGTTCAGAAACACACTCTGGAAGAGAAATATTCAACTCCTGCGTTCAGAAATATCTTCTAGTTTGGACCATAGATGCGACTTAACATCACAAAGGTACTAATCATACTTGGATAGGTAATTTTTCACCTTCAGAGTGTATTTCTGAACACGCCCTAGTAGTGCTATACTTTAGTATACCAGGAATCCCAAACGTTAATAACTATATTCGTACCTCTTCTCTCCATGCAGTAAAACACGTGCGGTAaagatttataattaagttatttccgtgatcatttatttgtttgtaaaaatataattttttattacatattaaataaataaacaaagctatttcaaataattcattatattatatatattgatggccgaatttatttttaattatagttgACAGTTTTATTGCTGATATATCTGTATACTAAGGCTGATCTAAATAAACccggttttaaataaatctaaccctaaatttaaaagtacgaTTATCATAATAGTTTGGTTGCATTTtctgaaattataaatcaatttttcaattaattttttttccatccgggttgatttgtaaattattattgctgtatatattttaaatatatatacaaataataataatttgaatccgGAAAAAAACTCGGATTGAAAAACTGACTTAAAATTTCTGGAAATGCTAACAaccataataatttattcaataaaacaaaaattatgattgtcttatcaaataaattattattattagacaACTTCAAtctgaatttataatttcttatcTCGGTTGCTAGGTAAcggaataaataattcaactatTTACATTCCtcttcaatttaatttatatttatattatttgaatttatttgattgAGTTAAATTGCTTGATAGCATTGAAATTAACATTATGGCTGCTGAGACAATCGATTTAACTCCTACagcggaaataaaaaaaattcaacccGAACAGAGCGTGTGAGTAGTGAGTACACAGATTGcattaaaattctaaaaaaaattgattttctcaACTTTGTTAATTGGATTATTGATAGTTACAAATATCAACTTTTTAAATctccctttatttttttatgtaatatttaaaaatattttttattttgtcactaaaaaaaatttagaagtaACCAACAATTTTTTAGTCATTGTGTtctataataatgaaaatgtcatgaaattaatattttaggaggttttaaaataagttttgtGCGTGTTTAACATAAAATCTGATTAATTTCATCATATTTTGGGGTGTATTTGTCCACGTAAATAGCTCAAAGGCTCTATACTCTTATCTATGTGATGCCGTTGCTTTAAGAAACAGTTATGTTTCCTCTTTAGCGATATAAATGCGTCTCCCACATGTCCAAGCCTAAATCTAGCTCTTGCTCTTTATGTCTAAATTGTTTCTGTTGTGCTCCAATTGATTATATGTCTATAACTGCTTTTCTTTATCTTTTTATCATCACCGAATCTATGTATCTTGTATTAAGGATTGTTTCCTCAAAACGcactcaaaattaaataaataaatatataatatcgcattgaatgttataaaattgtataaaattttttatgggttaaaaattttgtatctcGATGTTCGAGCTGAGCAACTGCCGGAATAACTTAATAGATCATATAAGACTGAATcagagtttttaattattttttttcgcaacttaatatttttgtttgataattattctctgtaaaattaaaataaattttatcaagccattttcggtgttaaattttataaaaatatattttcatagttTCTTTAGCAAATTGATTGATCAGAATAAATCTTTATACAAGTACAAGAGTGTATCTAGTTGTACTTTTCATCTTAATAaaagatattctaaatgataattaataacaaaaaaatttaattttattgtgtaacatttgatttgaaaaattaaaattctgcgTGATTTAGTAATCACAAAAGGGAAACAAATATTCATATTAAAGAGAAACCAGCTCGCGACATCTAGCAACTATTCAACaaagtaaattcaaaaatcaaaaggTAAAAAATATCTCTACACGATTACCTGACCGTTGATCCGAGGACAATTAATCCGCGACAATTAatccttgcgacgattgatccgccgataaaatatactcacacacatataaatgtgaaaaattacgcccttttttcactaattttgtgtgcgtgtaacataaaaaatatactcacacacaaatttttcaaatttattaataaacacaattatttatcagtggatcaatcgtcgcaaggatcaattgtcctcGGATCATCGGTCGTGTCACCCTCTACACTTGAGGTCTCGTTGACGTCATTTGTTGATGTCGTTTGTTGCGTCTCATTTTGATGTCTTATAGACGTCTAATAGCAGCTTtaagtttatataaaattaatgcgAAATTTGACGTCAAAGAGCGCTCAAAAGttgaactgaaattttttaggtGATTGCGCTGAAACTCTGGTTATATGGGCTGTTGACAACTTTTTAAGAAtcttgtagtcaacagttgCAAAAGCTGAAAGTTTTCgacaactttctcagaaagttacCATCAACTTATGAAAATGCCAACTTTTACGGCAGCAGattgtcgacaagttgcggccaacttgaATATCACGGTGGACAATTCATATTATACTTTGTTATGGTCCAAGTTTGCTTTGAAAATTGCTGGCATTTGGTGCGTTGGCTACATTTTCATTCAGATCTCTCATATGGCCCCAAATTGACAGCCGATGAcgtctttaattttaaataatttttgtaggtTAGTTATAAATCAAGTATAGTCGTCCCGGAAAAAGCTAGGGATTTTTTCCCACCATGTTGTTTCCCCCTCTATAATAATATTCTGAAAAAGATATTCTGCGCATGCGCAAATCCAAATATTTCAGTAGAGGAGGAATGATTGCAGTAGGGCAAAATCTCAAACTTTCTATGGAACAACTATAAACAAAGTTGATCATCAGTCACTACCACgtgtttgaaaattcattgaatttatttttaataaaaatggttGTAAAAAgaggtatttaaaattttagtaattattaataatttaagtattcAAAAGTCGATACTGAAGTTTCccgatgtctaataatttttttaattttttaaaaaccataaattacaagaaaaaataattcataaaatttcaccggtagctttttaaattttctacatgtgtatatttttagtatttttgtataattgatttgtttaaaaaaagatccaaaaattgttaaatgtctatgagtgtgaatgtagcagacatacgacaattttttaactaaatatcaaaaaattaaataattaaaataataaaattttaaaaaatacatgtactgaatttttaattgtctaaacatgtatttttttgtttttattttataaacattttaatttattgtttaaaagttttaaaaactgtCAGATGTCCATTGACTTTATTgtcattcataattttaaaaaattatcatatttgaaaaaagttttttaaattaattaattaatttttctagcACTTGTTAATCACATAGCAGATGATGGGAATTTAAAGAAACGTTTAAAACTTGAGCCACAAGATgataaatcgaataaaaaaaatgaaagtcttgataaaaatgattcaaaCGACTGGTCCCGAGAATTATTTCCATTATTAccagaagaaataaaaacacttTTGATTAATAATGAGTATAAAAGTGttatcgataaaataataaagctAGATCATTTAGATCGTTGGGCATACAATTGTTTAAGTGGAATTGCTCGGTTCAATCCACTGATGATTGAAGATAAATTACccgaaatatttaaaaaaatttttataaataaaaaattaactgacgCTGAAAAAACATCATACTCCGAACTCTTGCTAGCAATTTTAGATGCTTGCTCACGTTTGAGACGGGAAACTAAATTAGTACCATGGATACTGATGGCTTTAGATAATAATTTAGCAAGTGATTATAATTACAGAGCTTCTGATATTCTTCCAAGTACATTTGCTGATAAGTTTACTCTATCTATTTGTAATATGACACATTCACAAGTAATTAGTGTTCTTATGAGTTTTATTTATCACATGGAATTGATACAATCACAGCCTTCTTTTAAAGGtactttgatatttaaaagttaatcggatatattatcaatttaataatgaatttttatttaattttagataaaactattttaatcGATACAGCAAGTAATTTATTGGTTGCATTTTTTGAAGGAGTGCATATACTTGACAGCAATACACCTGAAAATATgcaaaagaaatttattaatggattaataaaacttggtaatattttaaaacagctTGTAGATGTTGCTTTTGATGATAGTAAaagtaatgaaataataattgagtCTGTATTAAAAGTTACTAAATACTGGAAAGCATTGATTGcctctattaaaaaatactctGACTCATTAACTGATGATTTGATGACATCTATTAGACAAACAATTGATGAAATTAACAAACTGTTTGATAATCAGAACTTTAGTGGGATGAATAAGaatattgtaagtaatttattataattaattatttttactattttctaAGTCGTGTGAGACAATCTTGTGACTTGCGACTTATTCATgattgcaattatttttaaaaattttcaactctatttttaattaaagagaATATGTCGATGCATCagttttagaatttatttttttatctaaattttaataagtaGGACTTTAAATAATCTGTGGTGTCacgtaagaaattatttttctgattcggataaatttcaaactttaaattactaaaaaatatttttgttgctcaaatttttgagctcatattttacaaaactttatcataataattaatgctagataattttttttagattaaagCTGCAGTAGGTTGTAAACTAGAAGACGATAAAATCAATGATACATTTGAAAATGATAccaaatatttagaaaatttaaatgattgttgggaaatattaattgaaaaatatcctTTTACCATTTCACGTTTAAATGAGTCACAAATTGATACTTTGGCTTGTATTTTAATAGCTAATACAAATTTCtcagctaaaaatatattgctaacTACTCCAATCAGTAATTATgctatacaaaataataaacaattaatgattcaatgtgcttataatatatttgttgacatgaacaaaaaaatgagtaaagcTACTGGagttactaaaaaattacttgagataattacaaaaaaaaagttaaaaagtaaacgtattaaaaaaattttaaatgaatgtcAGCAAGAATTGGATGGAGCTGAATGGTTGCcaattgatgaaaaatatgttaattgtgttgttaaaaatttacaaattcttttaaaattaccattaatttacttaaatgCTGAAATGAggactgttatttttttaattatttttacgattaATAGAGAAGGGGAAAATTGGTCCAATATAACGGATTTATGTTTACGTATTTTAtcaggtaatttttacatttattttattaaaaataagtcgCGGTACTAATGCCAAAAggatgtataaaaatatagggGTGAGGGGGGCAAAAtagggtacccccaaaattttataaaaaaaaacttttttaaaaatgtttttttaacattccaaaatcacttttgtaaatgtaattgaacattattttgagttttttttttacagttttcgaaagattttgtttttgtaaaagAATAGTatgaaatcaattaaatttttttcttaccaatttacaataaaagaaCCCCCAATGTCAAAGTACTTCagatttatttcaataatcaactttaaaatatttacaactttttaaattttgaaattcaatttacttttgataattttttaatttattactttaagcAATATATAattgcttttttaaaaataccttCTTTGGAATTAAAACTGACTTAAATCTATTACTtcgaagttaataataaatagtgattatcaaacaaaaaattaccaatttaaAGTAAgtagttaaactttttcaaaaatcgaaagtgtcagttgaaaaatgttaatgtcttttgttttatgatagaaactattaaattttttttttcctttgcatccaataattatgtaaaatgtaatttttctttatgtaaattacttaaaagaaaatttaatttaatcaaatttatttaacatccagaaacttttttttcttcacctTGTTTAGGATGTTCCCCATTTCGCctgcaaaaaatgaaaactttttttttaacggcagctgaaatttttttctagttactttgaatatcattaaaaggaaaaagaattaacgtatttgagtccccgaaaacttagtatttccttaagtatcccgttttgccccccccccccatccttttggaattagtaacgcgatatattggaataattaattgtactcgttatttatttattaaattaattatttgatttagaTGTTTCAGAAAATAGTAACATAGATATTTTACAATATCTTGATCCTGAGTTATTcgttaatgatttattaaaatatgagtcaattaaacgaatttttgaacATTCATTACGGAATGTTAATcatcatgaaaaaattgaaacatttataaaaaataataaaaatatcgtcaATTGCTCAGCGCCTATTCTAATAGAATGTTTAGacaaaataaaaccaaaagtTAAGGCTGAAAGAATAgtcgttaaaaaaatgaaaaaaaaattgtgtaaaaGAATATTCAAATCTCTTGAGGAAGGTATCAAAAGCCCGTATGACGTTAAAAGTTTTAGAGCAGCAGTCAAAGTTTCAATAGTGACTAAAAAAGTTGATGACTCACtgcttgaaaaaataaaacttactttggaaattatttttggtgataaaattgatgaaattaattttgaaaataatccaTTATTTGATGAAGGCCTGCAGCTGATAAAAGTTATTCTTTTGCACCGggcaaatattaaaatagataataaaataataaaactaatttggAGTTtgatgatgaagaaaaatgtatcagatattatttataatttaattgatacgACACCTTTGGAAATATTAGAAGAACAATTGAATATACTTGAAGATAAAACGGTaagtaatgattaattattaatttaattaagtcccaatcaattattttgttaattaataatatgcTTTTATAGAtacaaagcttaaaaaattataatgagactttatttaaaaattatttatcaatatggGGGAGTATTGCTCAAACAGACAAAGGATATGGTTCAAATAGTGTCCGCCAAAAGCATTATCAAACATtgatgaaatattttagtatATTGCCAATAACGAGTGATAATTATTCgggtattttaaaattatctgaaTTTATTGTCAGTGCAAAAAGATGGGAAATAAGTGACCAGCTGATCGATTTAATTATACTTGTCACCAATCGTTTCATTAATGATTCAGTAAATCAAACAATTGATTTATATGACCATGTTGTCGAAATTTGTTCAGCTTTTCTTAAACACCGGACAGCTAAAATTACTGATAGGCTGCCAGTTTTATTGTCTTTGTATCGTAAAGTTATAAGGTTTGCCGTTGatgagtcaagaaaaaattcatcTAGTACTGACTTACTTTGTCTTGTTTTAAATTCTCAAAAgtaagtataatttttttaatgttaaattatttattatgtttagAAAACATGATTTGAAacgattcatttatttatttatttacgctctttgtattttacaatttatgcatattgcttataattttataattttatttagcgatcataattataatgtagggtaagagcaccagtacccagtCCCAAATCAGTAGCCAGCCACCttatgttaaattatatccatatatattttgagccaaTGTTAAAGTAAATGACCGGCTGGCTACTGGTTaggggctgggtactggtgctcttaccttatatatattttatttagcacCAAGTTGGTCAAAAGTAATATGTATTAAATTCAACAATATGAATagaattacatatatatattttatcaagacTATTTTGTCTCATCAAAAAATAGAATACATCTACTATTCTTATGGAATGACTAGCTGAATTGCTTATAATTAAATCTCAGTGGTTTCTtagttcataaatttttaatgcgtATTATTGCTCACATATAATTGTGTAAATACTTCATATCttcggattaaaatttttcgtatgaaCTATCAAAACAACTGACTTCTGTAGAGACTTTGTTCACTAGCTCAAAAATTATGTGCTTGGGTCCAATCaacacgtaattttttttccttgttaGTATCCATATCAGCCTGTTCTCTCTTAAGGTTTCGTTCGATATATTAAGACACATCTGTCATAATTTCAATTTGTTTTTCgattcataattttaacttccacagaaacttaaaaataattttcgaatgaacggtttcataaataaatgaataaataagtcattaaataaaatatggctTGAAATTTTAAGTTCTTATTGaacgaattaaattttatttattttgaaataataatttatattaaatcgttttttaatCTTTTCAAATCGTATTTTCTAATCGAAGTATTCTCACGCTacgtattttaaataatttattaatttgaaatatttttagattggCAGTTgcatttgttaaattaaaaaaagacatTGCAAGAATAAGTCCCTATACAATTGctgatatgataaaaatgtattcaGAAGGTGTTATACCAACTTACATTAAGGTAATCAATTATTACTTGTTAATAGTAttttgtgtgacaagggataaaacaaaatgatttcaaaccagggtgaagttggctgacatcacccgcagtcggaaatcgttttttatcctgagttacacactaggtttttcatgattacctgcatcggaacttgaagattcagtgtcagcagccagaaagaaacaaattaatttcaagccgGTGATGCGGAGAACTGTTAAAGAATGAGAAATCTAT carries:
- the LOC130666308 gene encoding uncharacterized protein LOC130666308, whose translation is MVVKRALVNHIADDGNLKKRLKLEPQDDKSNKKNESLDKNDSNDWSRELFPLLPEEIKTLLINNEYKSVIDKIIKLDHLDRWAYNCLSGIARFNPLMIEDKLPEIFKKIFINKKLTDAEKTSYSELLLAILDACSRLRRETKLVPWILMALDNNLASDYNYRASDILPSTFADKFTLSICNMTHSQVISVLMSFIYHMELIQSQPSFKDKTILIDTASNLLVAFFEGVHILDSNTPENMQKKFINGLIKLGNILKQLVDVAFDDSKSNEIIIESVLKVTKYWKALIASIKKYSDSLTDDLMTSIRQTIDEINKLFDNQNFSGMNKNIIKAAVGCKLEDDKINDTFENDTKYLENLNDCWEILIEKYPFTISRLNESQIDTLACILIANTNFSAKNILLTTPISNYAIQNNKQLMIQCAYNIFVDMNKKMSKATGVTKKLLEIITKKKLKSKRIKKILNECQQELDGAEWLPIDEKYVNCVVKNLQILLKLPLIYLNAEMRTVIFLIIFTINREGENWSNITDLCLRILSDVSENSNIDILQYLDPELFVNDLLKYESIKRIFEHSLRNVNHHEKIETFIKNNKNIVNCSAPILIECLDKIKPKVKAERIVVKKMKKKLCKRIFKSLEEGIKSPYDVKSFRAAVKVSIVTKKVDDSLLEKIKLTLEIIFGDKIDEINFENNPLFDEGLQLIKVILLHRANIKIDNKIIKLIWSLMMKKNVSDIIYNLIDTTPLEILEEQLNILEDKTIQSLKNYNETLFKNYLSIWGSIAQTDKGYGSNSVRQKHYQTLMKYFSILPITSDNYSGILKLSEFIVSAKRWEISDQLIDLIILVTNRFINDSVNQTIDLYDHVVEICSAFLKHRTAKITDRLPVLLSLYRKVIRFAVDESRKNSSSTDLLCLVLNSQKLAVAFVKLKKDIARISPYTIADMIKMYSEGVIPTYIKEPLDESINIFLSVCDQHGVSLLLRALPPSMQEIFKTSYDTYTKFYKFTGKV